One region of Tamandua tetradactyla isolate mTamTet1 chromosome 6, mTamTet1.pri, whole genome shotgun sequence genomic DNA includes:
- the SMIM5 gene encoding small integral membrane protein 5 isoform X1, with product MPGARPLSLPPGSLELKYQFCKEETEGASGPSSSCMAGTSHSMAVPNFVQEMHSVGERLLLKLQRLPHAEPVEIVAFSVILLFTATVLLLLLIACGYCCTHCCCPEQRGRKIQVRPMTPP from the exons ATGCCAGGCGCACGCCCGCTCTCTCTTCCACCTGGGAGTCTGGAGTTGAAGTATCAGTTTTGCAAGGAGGAAACAGAGGGAGCCTCAGGACCAAGCAGCAGCTG CATGGCAGGAACCTCGCACAGCATGGCAGTCCCAAACTTTGTACAGGAAATGCACTCAGTGGGTGAGAGGCTGCTGCTCAAATTGCAAAGGTTGCCCCACGCCGAGCCTGTCGAGATTGTGGCCTTCTCAGTCATCCTCCTGTTCACAG CCACagttctgctgctgctgctgatagCCTGTGGCTACTGCTGCACTCACTGCTGCTGCCCTGAGCAGAGGGGCAGGAAGATCCAGGTGCGGCCCATGACCCCTCCGTAA
- the SMIM5 gene encoding small integral membrane protein 5 isoform X2: MAGTSHSMAVPNFVQEMHSVGERLLLKLQRLPHAEPVEIVAFSVILLFTATVLLLLLIACGYCCTHCCCPEQRGRKIQVRPMTPP, translated from the exons ATGGCAGGAACCTCGCACAGCATGGCAGTCCCAAACTTTGTACAGGAAATGCACTCAGTGGGTGAGAGGCTGCTGCTCAAATTGCAAAGGTTGCCCCACGCCGAGCCTGTCGAGATTGTGGCCTTCTCAGTCATCCTCCTGTTCACAG CCACagttctgctgctgctgctgatagCCTGTGGCTACTGCTGCACTCACTGCTGCTGCCCTGAGCAGAGGGGCAGGAAGATCCAGGTGCGGCCCATGACCCCTCCGTAA
- the ERLN gene encoding endoregulin: MDKVTTRENLTWNNEFWENPWDQGGLAVISLFIIMIFFLVMFAIVFGLLPLPEKVNECEED; this comes from the coding sequence ATGGATAAAGTGACAACAAGAGAGAATCTAACCTGGAATAATGAATTCTGGGAGAACCCCTGGGACCAGGGCGGGCTGGCAGTGATCagcttattcatcatcatgatcttcTTCTTGGTCATGTTTGCTATTGTGTTTGGTTTACTTCCTCTGCCAGAGAAGGTCAATGAGTGTGAAGAGGACTGA